Below is a genomic region from Syngnathoides biaculeatus isolate LvHL_M chromosome 5, ASM1980259v1, whole genome shotgun sequence.
taatagccattCAAATAGCtgtattgtcttaacccctggtttgacacgcccctctcgccgtattgtggCACAAGAAATGCTGCTTGTccgtagcgtgcgcttggaaaagttaatgttacgaagaaaatggtcctcagatgcgcttggggaacgtgtaattctgatgaaagatatccggctagattacaaggggcccggttgattcattttccaaagcctaaaacaaagTTGagcaagtgtctacgatggattaaggctcgcggaagaccgcacgtacagctaaatgtggacaatatcaacaaacacaaggcagtatgttcgaaggtaagtgagggagaagtatcttctctgagtttgattgaattattatcagtgctttatacattgcaggagaacaactttcacttttttagcgtatcactgacctaatgaatgaagtgtgtcatgttttatgccaaagagtcaggTTAGTTAGTTACTAAATGCGGcatgtcatgcaagacaaaATGTCTATTTGAACtattttgtatcacatcggacttttaagacagggttcgattacgagccaagtcaaatgaatgcacCCACCCACTTATAAAggctacaatgatattactcgtcaTCTTTCGaaataaaaagtattcaccctgctttacatgcgcagtacgattccactatttatcctgttggattgcaatatgaagtttgtgaagcgtcaaactttttttgcatcgatcgccaacatttcgctgtaactctgacattgcgtcctgcttcgtccaaaatcttaattccgtgtacatatcatTGCTTGAAATAGTTGAGTCTTCTCtatagaaccctcttggacacatctggcacatttggcaaaaaacataccacaatgttaccgggaatacacgatagagaatccatTTCAAACCTGTTATTTTCAGacccattttggaagattgtggggaaTGGCAACTGTTGTTAAGggggggcagagctgaagatcgccagtcggaaaggtccattaaggcaggggtgtcaaactcattattCTCACGGGGCACATTGGAGTTATGGTTTTCTCAGAGGGCTGATATGACTCTGTATAATCGCCTCATATTATCACACATTTGCTACAGGAAAAAATTGACAACTTGTTTTGGAATTGCAAGtgattgaaaattgtttcatcaaggagtttggaaaaaaatgtgtgctgtGACTCAGTTTTAGTAAAAGCGAAGACAATTTGCAATTATGGTACGGATTTAggcaagaaacatgaagtacacacacatgatttgctttagAGGACCAGGTAAAATGATGCGGCAGTCCAGATCTGGCCTACGGGCCcacagtttgacacctgtgattgaGCATCTTCAATAAATCTAACATGTATGTTTTATACACAGACAGAACGTGGAAGATCAGTCagtacaaacaaatacaaaaaaaaaaaaaaaaccaccacagATAAGGAACAACGCAATTTCAtctaaatataaacaaacacacgTTTAAGATGCAttcgattgtgcaagtgtacaaaatgtgactgttgtcttgaTTTTAGAATCCACTTTTGTAATCAAGCATAATTTAACTGGACAGAAGTGCCCATTTAATGGTAGAAGGATGCTCAAAGTGACTCTAGcaatgtcaccatttttttgttgtttggtaTGGCGTAGTTAGTAAAATAAAGTACAGCAATGATTACAAAAGTAAGATGATACAAACGAGTTTCAATGAAAAGCACAAACTCGCCCAGAATCCAACATCCTAATAAATGGATCGAATTCCGCATAAACACTCACATGTTCTTATGCAGTCGTTTGTGCTGACTCAGCAGAGGCGTTTCGGAAGTCCAACGATGAAACGAAAGAGCGACGAAACCGCACGACAATCACagggagggtaaaaaaaaaaagagagacagagaaacgAGAAGAGAAAGAAACCGACAAAACAGAGGAAGCGGAAAATAGTTTTTCAGAAAAGCGTCAAAGTGCCGCAGTGcagcaacaccccccccccccccacaaaattaGCCAGTCAGCAAATAGACGTGAACTGATGTGATGCTGAGTACTTCGCGACTGTATCcagctcctttaaaaaaaaaaaaaggagaagaaggaaaaagtCAATTGGCTGTCTCGATGTACGAATTCCCACTCCAAAATCCCCCGAAGATGATTTGTTCCGTTGCCTTCCTTCTTTCTGCGCGTCACTACTTGAAGTGCGAGGATGCGCGGACTGCTGCAGCTGCTGCAGTAATGCGTCGAGGTGGTCCTCTCCCACCTTTCCGCACTTGGACTCGGAGCCACAGTGCAgtacgcacccccccccccgcctcccccgcACACTTGGCAGTAGCCTACTGCAGTTTTTGCTCGgctgcgggggagggggggggggtgattacaCGTCACCGCAGTGCGTGGATGCCCGCCGAGAGTTGACtcaacgcttttctgtcgttcgCATCACAGGACAGCAGCGGTCCTCGTTTTGCGACACTTCGAGTTTACAAACAACGCGCAACAAAATCCAGTGGTGCGTTGACAGTTCTGTGGCCACGCTCGATCTCAAATCATCATCCCCCAtggaaatgatttgaaatgccatgaatccattccagcccccgccccatcaaaaaaaaaaaagtagaatagCCCTGTATaggattgtttttctttatataAAACATAATAAATTAGGAACTTACAGTTTGAACATCATAATGAATTAATAGCGGCTATTTCTGATGTGTATGATTCTGCACCGGGGTCAGTACAACTGTTATgcttacataaataaaaaagagtTTCACGACTACTGCGACTTGTAAATTCTTTAatattgttgatttttgacaaagAGAGAGACTGTACAATATCCCTATAAATATTGTCATATTAGTCTAGTTTACATGCAGAGTTTTGTGTCATTCAGACTGAAGATCTTTAGCCAACTGCTTCCATGCGATGTGATCGATTCTGATCAGGTTTCCGCATGTGAATGACATATTTCATCAGAAAAGGCAGGCGTGTTAACAAGATGGACAGCTGTGTTCTATTTagtgttttccttttttagtTTTGTCAAAAGATCTTGATAAAATCaattgagaagaaaaagatgTCACACGTGAGCTCTACATAGAAGCCACTATGTATCACCCATTATTCTATTCTTGTGTTTCTCTCATTCGTGTCCAATTATGTTACTTAAAACATATTGCTGTGATACCTGCTTGTTAGCCCATCCATGGCATATTAAATGCAGTACCTTGACTTTGACGTTAAAGTTGTTTCATGACTAACCTCGGAAATTCATTTTACCAGTACGTCATAGTGGACGGAGAATTTATGTGCTAGTATTAAATCAGCAAATTGGTGTGATTGCAACAGCaccattttctgttttgtttgaccCAGAGTCATaagcataaaaatgtaaaactccTTTCCCACATGAGGCATTATAATACCCAGTAAAATACTAATTGCTCCATTATCTTTTCTTACTACATTTGAGATCAGAGTATCGAAGATGACTCATACCTCAAATTTGCGCTtgcaacaaaaagcaaaaacatacaAGTAAGCAAGCAAGCCAGGgctttaaattgtaaaatttaaatttggCCACTCTTTAGTCAAGGTATGACTGTACTTGCTTGAAACCTGGTTGCTTTAGTCAGGATGAATCTGATCTATATTTCTCCAAGCTTATTGAAATTCCCTCTTAAAAGCAAACCTTCAATACTGTAAATTCCTTCTTTATTAATCTCTTAACTCCCATGGAAATTTTCCACCCCCCGAGAAGTGGCACAACTGATGTGTTAAAGCAAAAGTAATACACACACAAGTACCACTTGTCACCTTTAAACATTCCATTTATATACatagaaatgaaattaaaaaaaaaaataacaccacaACTTGTTTGAAAGCCTTTGCGAGGTGTCAGCGATGTTTGCCCGTGCGGTTGAAGCGTCTGTAGAGGAATCGGATCCTCTTCTCCAAGTTGTGCCTTTCCAGAGTCATCATCCGGTCTCCCACCATCCTCTTCTTCCTGATGATACGCTGCAGCTCGTTGCCCTTGAAGGCCTTCAGCCAGCAGGGGGCCTTGATCAGGTCTTTGGGGTGAGCTTTGAAATCTCCTGCagacacacgcgcgcacatGCACAAATCAGAGGGTACACATTATTAATAAACTGTAATTATCAGTAAGAGGCAAAGAAACATTTCTGACAACCATAGGACACTTTATTTCGGCTTTGGAATGGGAATGCGGTGTTGTACAGCTTCATCATGAATATCTTTGCTACTGAATGGTGAGTACACAACTATGGTCCACTTTTCGTacacatttgtaattttgtcaCGCATTGCTCTTGCTCTCAACATATTACACACGCTTGaatgtgtttgtattgttttaagtGTTTAAAGACCTTCAAAAAGTAGGCAATGTCAATGTTACAAAACACGCTTAGTCTGTACTATCTGTATtagtctattattattattattatcatctatTATTATAGTCTGTATTACtatcattgtttttttacttATCGCTGGGGTGTGTGGAACTTTTACTCCCAGCATTGAGGGGGACTTACTGTATTTgacgtaatttctggactacaagccgcgacttctttcacacgctttcaaccctgcgctatatgcggtgatgcggctaatttgtgcattttttcctaacggctgcaagggagCACTTGAGCAAAAAAGGAAAGAGTGtgaccggaatatatgtgccgaggaagtgacttttactggccatgttagtgctgcgctattGTTAGCACTGTGATAGCGTGTTACTGAcatgtctctgatttttaccggtaagttacgtttttttttttttttttttttttaaccggccctgtcagcgcctTGCTAGcgtgttagcgccgcactagcgttaaactctttccgtgtaccgtattcttgtgtaaatatctcgtgtttcaatgtgggcaattgcagcttttacacagctgcggcgtatgtatgtaccaaatggtatttcctttacaaatgtactggttgaggcttgtaaccaggtgcgctctgcaggccagaaattatggtatttacTTAAGAATATAATACACAAACACTTGTTCATTAAACTTCTGTAAAATGTAGCAGACTTCACATAAAGCCATGTTGATGAAACATACTAACCTAAGATTCCGATGTTGTCATACACCCCAAACATGCTCCTTTTCTCATTCCATCTGTCGACCACTTTTGGCTTGGGGATGGCATGCATCCTGATATGGCAGCAAGGACCTGCAGGGGTCACATGAGCACTCCTTTAAGGCTGGATTTGCAATGACATAATTCAGAACTGTTGGGAAATGTGTAATGGCAACATAAATAGAGAACAACTCTTTGGATTGCAATCAGCCTCTCCCACATATGGACACAAATCTGATTTGTATGGTTTGTGTCGCTATTCATCTGTAGTGTGAATGCGTAAATtggatatcccccccccccccccattaatgTGAGCTTTACGTTTATATCAAAGTTGCCCTAGACTATCACATATCGCCGCTGCCATGCAGAAACATGGAATGTTTAAATTTGGTCTGTTTCAGATTGTTCCACTAATCTATACTATTGCTGAAACCTCCTGGGgtcttttaatttgaaattaaacACTCAGCCAGCGGCACATTGGACGACTCGTTCGAGCGTCGGCCCCACTGCTTTAAATTGCAACCACTGAATTTAAAgtgaaatacatataacagaGAATTATCATTGATACTATCAAAACactcaaatgtttaaaaaaaaaaaaaaaagaccacaaggAACTGAGCGTGCTTTGCTGTACTTGCCAGTGGAAAACGCCCTCGCGGTGTCCAGCAGAATCCCCGCCGAACGATAGAAGGAGGCTCCAGCTCGCAGTAAACCCCCAAGAGCAAACATGTCTTCTGCGATCACATTACAAAACACAGactcaaaatttgaaaataagatGCAGTGTCCGTACTTCGCGGTTTTTCGTTTGTCCTCTTTCGCTTTCTGTCGCCAGCCTTTCCATTGACCGCTCACGTACTTTGAGCTAGCACACAACGCTAACATTCAGTCTTGCCACTAAGTAAGAACCAGCGAGTCGCACCGAATAAGGCATTTACCTTTTTTTCGGTCGCACGTCAGTTGGATATTTTGTCGCTACAACGATAAACAACTGTCGCATGAAAAAAGCAACGTTATTGACACTTTGACGTTCTGGTCGAGGATGCAGCCATCTTTATGCATtatcccacaatgcattgcgccGAACGACTGCCATAAAGCAGTTGTAAAGTGAAGCGAATCATTTCCCAGTATTGTACTGTGTTACTATGAAGTAACatttcaattaaaacaaaacaaaaaaaacatccatccgtccacccATTAATTTTACATACCGCTTATCTTGATTTGGGTCGTGGAAGTAAATCATACATAAAGTTGAGTCGAACTGACTAGCAGTGTAATTGTTAATTATATGCTTTTATGAAATGGTGTATTTGATAAATGTtcttaaattaataaaaatgccATTTGACACATAGTACAGATTATTGTGTAGAAAAGGACAAAAGTATAAGTACTGATTCAACTCTTGTACCTAACTGTAGTAAAGGTACAGGGTCTGAAATGGACTAAAAGCCAAATATTATTATctcaaataacaataataaataggGCTGCAACTTGCGATTATTTTACTAAACAATTAATCAGCAGATTGTTTTGTGTTAATTAACGAATAaggcccgatgacagctgggatcggctccagcacttccgcaacccttgtgaggataagcggctctgaaaatggatggggtTGGTTGGGGGGAATCCATGCAAGAATACAGATTCATTTTGACAATTCATTGGTTGTCAGTTAATAGATCAATGGTTACACCtctaattttgtaattttaatatcTTGCCACAATAACAAAAAGACTTCACTGCACACAAACTACTGTAGTCTTCGTCTTTACCTCTTTTATTGCATATAAAAGGTTAACATACACTtgttcaaatgcttttttttgtgtgtgatataaCGACCCGAGCCCAagataaatgattttattttattttttttacaccatcAATGTTACCTGATCAGTGCAagccaaatggaaaaaaaaaaaatcttctcaagggATGAAGTAAATATAAACAAGTGAGATAATGTTGCTGTCACCACTTTTGCATGTAgggctggatggatgatcacTGTAAAGAGCTATAGCTTCcttaaaaatatatctataattttaattacattagttcataaagatcgatggattgacTGTAACTGACTTGTCTTTGAAATAGTCAGTCATCCATTTTAGTTGACCATTTGAAGGTTGTTTGAAAGTTGAAGATTTTACAATCACACCCACGCACGCTTGAAGCTTTCAGTTTTATTGTGGTAAAAATTGGATGGAATATTTTGTCATCCTAAAAGTAGCAAAATCAGCATCATTTCAATTTGTCCCTGCTTCAGTCTTTGACGGGTTCCAATGTTTGGGTGGAAATTAGGCAACCTGAAACTAGTCAATATCATTTTCCATGACCCTGTTCTTTCAGTGGGGAGTGAATGACTGAACTTGAAAtctgttcaaataaaaaaatgctcttcggAGAAAAAGCGTTGATACTGCAGGAATGGTGAACAGCaaacaaattcacaaaaatgaaaaatgaaagcaaaataaataaaagcatcaCAGCTTCACTCTAAAAAGCTGACACGACCACACACTCTAGCGACCACTTCTGTGCCAGGAAGTGTCAGTGGAACATTTCAACATCATCAACAAGTTGAATACCAGGAGGTGTGACACATCTGGCTGGCAAATCGCTCTGCAAGTTCAGAGCTCAGCTCTTTCCACGTGAAGGTCTTTTTCCCCTCCCACGGTGACGTGCACCGCTTGAAGAAGACCCCGTCGGCATAAGTGACACAACCTAAAGGTCTACTTGCATGTGCTCATGAGAATGGAAAAGATCACAATGCTCACTTTTCATTGACCATGTCAGAAATGCACAGTTTGAAAAGGAAAATTGCTTTAGAGGTTCTATTTTTGTACCCCTGGTCACAAAGCAGCATACTCTCAAAAGCAGGTCCTGAGGGTGACACAACAAAGATTAATACCAAAGTGGAGTCTTGTGTTTGCTTGGTTGCTGGTTGCCTTTTAttaaccatccatctattttcttaaccgcttatcctcacaagggtcgcgtggagtgctggagcctatctcaactgtcaacgggcaggaggcagggtacaccctcaactggttgccagccaaccgcagggcacatagagacaaacagctgcacccacaatcacacctaggggcaatttagagtctccaattaatgcacatttttgtgatgtgggaggaaaccggagtgcccggagcaaacccacgcagacacggggagaacatgcaaactccacacaggcggaccgggattgaacccgagtcctcagaactgtgaggtcaatgctttaccagctgatccaacgtgccgcccatttttattattatggagtttgcatgttctccccatgtctgcgtgggttttctccgggcattccggtttcctcccacatcccaaaaacatgcaacatgaattggacattctaaattgcccctaggtgtgattgtgactgtttgtctctatgtgccctctgattggctggcaaccagttcagggtgtaccccgcctctgcccgttgacagctggaataggctccagcactccctatgaccctcgtgaggataaacgatcGATTATtattatgcatccatccatttttctgatcCGAATGGTTGGttggctctatgtgccctgtgattgattggcaaccaTGCTTGAAGATAGCTTTGATTGTTTTCAGAACCCCcggaacccttgtgagcataagcaatacagaaaatggatggatgggtgggtggacaTTATATGGCTACAACGAGatgaaaaaatgcaataaaaaggcCTAAAGCCttcaaaacaacagcaacaacaataaagcagacaaaaataaatacctaaTGCATACCACAATCGAGTATTTAAATTTTCTGTATATGTGTACTTTTCACAGAAAGGACTCAAAAAGTGACACATGTAGTTAAAATACGGTCATAAAACCAGTACATCAAATAGcaaatcaaacattttacaattcaaagtgaaaatcaaaattaatcaaGACAAATCTAATACTGTCCTGTCTTATTAAAAATGCCtgctgaaacaaaaatgtttagaagtgcttaaaaaaaagtccactgaaGAGCCACTACTTGGTTAAAAAGAACAAGTAAATTCACCGTTTGGGAAGAAACATACACCACCAATGAACGCACCAGCCTCTGACGGTGACGGTTAATGGAGAATTTCTGATGTGGCCGCCGTGATCTGAACTGAAtcttttgttctctttttcggTATGAATGGACATTTTCTGTACATCCTTTGACATTTGGAGTCAAtgaatcattgttttgtttacgCATGCAAGCACATCACAACAtgcatatgcttttttttttttttttttttttttttttttcggaaccCGGTGCAGCGTTTTCTTTACTGGCGATGATGTCAATGGCTTGCAAAAAAAGACGGGCCGGCACGTGAGGGTTGggtgctgatgtttttttttttacactaaggTGTGAACTACAAGTGATGCTCAgtgacgcacgcacacaaagatATAAACGTTCTCTTTTgagtttacaaaataaaactgcTGTTTTGCAGTACAAGTATTTTGTATCGAGTATTTTTTTTCGCACAACATGTTTCACAGTAATTAACCACATTCTAGTAtgaaacatatcatgttataacatgagaCATATTACGTGATAATTTGAAAGCGaccttttttttagggggggggggtggcaccaatacgcttccgtactttTCAAATATCataaatcaaaaataataaaggtTAAAAGTAAATTTTTAATCAATAGGTAGGTGAGTATGCAAgtgaatttcttttttgtagtaaaaaaaaaaaggaaaaagcaatGACAGTAGAAGTTTAATCACATTAGATTTTGCACAATTTACTTACCACTCACTTTacttacaattttaaaaaagacagtttGACCTGCTAGGATCATGTTTGAATTCATAATAATGCATTCTTGTTTAATAGCGTTCGACATAGTAGAAACAATCTACGTtgcatgatttttctttttagatctcaCACGTAAGTATCCATATtattaattctttaaaaaaatgaaagcaaaaaaaaaaaggctagtgGAATTTTCTCtctatgtatatactgtatattccatttcaatatccaagccgcttagccGAACCATATCCCAGCTAACACGGGGCGAAAggctgagtacaccctg
It encodes:
- the mrpl51 gene encoding large ribosomal subunit protein mL51, whose protein sequence is MFALGGLLRAGASFYRSAGILLDTARAFSTGPCCHIRMHAIPKPKVVDRWNEKRSMFGVYDNIGILGDFKAHPKDLIKAPCWLKAFKGNELQRIIRKKRMVGDRMMTLERHNLEKRIRFLYRRFNRTGKHR